A portion of the Drosophila innubila isolate TH190305 chromosome 3L unlocalized genomic scaffold, UK_Dinn_1.0 0_D_3L, whole genome shotgun sequence genome contains these proteins:
- the LOC117788841 gene encoding coiled-coil domain-containing protein 110, giving the protein MVNELNKPQDNSALSELLAASNRQLQEMQEEHRQLQEELSRLSVQRQQLRQATREHHSQVTSTTISSSGSLVGSETSAVTEGAAAVQTDAADVEEDKEETASYLQEKLAEIANLKAQFKRVQNMTDSTKQIEQHLSSLESQSSTVMQSRQTKVMESVQSSSSTSSSTSRSALSSSETATSAASETSATPDNKELLNAMINMVTDFTSDLRGQEETLRAERLRIKTLKEEIIQRKQSK; this is encoded by the exons ATGGTCAATGAGTTGAATAAACCCCAAGATAATTCCGCGTTGAGCGAG cttCTGGCGGCCTCCAACCGTCAACTGCAGGAAATGCAAGAGGAGCATCGACAGCTGCAGGAAGAATTGTCTAGATTGAGTGTGCAGCGCCAACAATTGAGACAGGCGACTAGAGAGCACCATTCGCAGGTTACCTCAACTACAATAAGCTCATCTGGGTCACTAGTAGGTTCTGAGACTTCAGCTGTCACGGAAGGAGCTGCTGCAGTGCAGACAGACGCTGCAGACGTTGAGGAGGACAAAGAAGAAACGGCCAGCTATCTGCAGGAAAAGCTAGCCGAGATTGCAAATTTGAAGGCGCAATTTAAGCGGGTACAGAACATGACGGACTCTACTAAGCAAATAGAACAGCACTTATCCTCACTGGAGTCACAATCCTCGACTGTGATGCAGAGTAGACAAACGAAGGTCATGGAATCCGTGCAATCGAGCAGTAGCACCAGTAGCAGCACCAGCAGAAGCGCACTGTCATCATCGGAGACGGCAACATCTGCTGCATCTGAGACCAGTGCCACTCCAGATAATAAGGAACTGCTCAATGCAATGATTAATATGGTTACGGACTTCACTAGTGACTTGCGTGGTCAAGAGGAGACCTTGAGGGCGGAGCGACTGCGTATCAAGACGTTAAAGGAGGAAATTATACAGCGCAAGCAGAGCAAAtag